From Trichomycterus rosablanca isolate fTriRos1 chromosome 18, fTriRos1.hap1, whole genome shotgun sequence, the proteins below share one genomic window:
- the LOC134332890 gene encoding protocadherin gamma-A2-like has product MDPGEKGWVQGFSFKTIFGLSLLSSLVTGQIRFSIPEEMAVGSLIGSIASDLGLEPRRLVAGKARVFTAGGSEYVGLDNEQAQLVVKERMDREQLCGDISVCSISFEVILDNPMELYRVTVDILDINDNRPVFPESEIKLEISESALPGARFSLASANDPDVGANSLQKYTLHPTDHFVLNVQNGVDGSKNLEMVIQTALDREEKSLHQLTLTAFDGGKPQRSAVVKINVVILDANDNSPIFSQPSYKASLVENAPKGTLVIKVFATDADESSHQIQYYFEHATPAAKALFSIDAGSGEVKVIGDVDYEKHKQFKIKVKAKDHGGLTDTSEIIIDIIDVNDNVPKITIMSFSGAVSEDAEPGTVIAILNIQDLDSGDNSRVTCSIDYDHPFKIVLSLSNYYNLVTDSALDREHISDYNITIRAVDSGIPALSSKEILSIKISDVNDHAPQFEQEIYNAYIAENNPASTSVITVKAHDADWGPNAIVSYFIVDGDLNGAPLASYITINSESGIIYTVKSFDYEQLKSFKIHVRAQDGGSPHMSSNGAVHILIQDQNDNAPQVLYPVKTSGSLVAEIVPQSADVGYLVTKVVAVDVDSGQNAWLSYKLQKATDKALFEVGPQNGELRTVRQVTDKDAVKQKLTVVVEDNGQPSRSAVVNINVAIADSFPEVLSEFTEFATAKDYNDNVTFYLILALATISLLFIFSVIAIISVKIYRWRQNRLFYKCAANLPVIPYCPPSYTDGTLQHVYNYEMCGTTDSRMSDIKFVRPYSQNTLGSASHMGTVQREKSDQKDSDFLSEVRTFSMCTCGIFGMFSCLYGFIHTVAFFLHQKAFKS; this is encoded by the coding sequence ATGGATCCTGGAGAAAAAGGCTGGGTACAGGGATTTTCATTTAAGACGATATTCGGTTTGTCGCTGCTCTCTAGTCTTGTCACCGGGCAAATACGTTTCTCCATTCCCGAAGAAATGGCAGTGGGATCTTTAATCGGAAGCATTGCTTCGGACCTTGGTCTAGAGCCAAGAAGACTGGTGGCGGGAAAAGCTCGTGTTTTTACCGCCGGTGGCAGCGAGTACgtggggttggacaatgaacaAGCGCAGCTGGTTGTTAAGGAAAGAATGGACAGAGAACAGCTATGTGGAGATATTTCTGTATGTAGTATCAGTTTTGAAGTGATCTTAGACAATCCAATGGAGCTGTATCGCGTTACAGTGGACATACTAGATATTAATGACAACAGACCTGTCTTCCCAGAGAGCGAAATTAAGCTGGAAATCAGTGAGTCTGCCCTCCCTGGGGCTCGTTTTTCTTTAGCTAGTGCCAATGATCCAGATGTGGGTGCTAATTCGCTGCAAAAATACACGTTACACCCAACTGACCACTTTGTTTTGAACGTTCAGAATGGTGTGGACGGTAGTAAAAATCTAGAAATGGTGATACAAACCGCACTAGACAGGGAGGAGAAGTCGTTACATCAATTGACGCTCACAGCTTTCGATGGAGGAAAACCTCAAAGGTCTGCCGTTGTTAAAATTAATGTTGTTATCCTTGATGCCAATGACAATTCCCCGATATTTAGCCAGCCCTCTTACAAAGCATCTCTGGTTGAAAACGCGCCGAAAGGTACACTCGTAATCAAAGTTTTTGCGACTGATGCTGACGAATCTAGCCACCAAATTCAGTATTATTTTGAGCATGCGACCCCTGCAGCAAAGGCTTTGTTTTCCATTGACGCAGGATCTGGGGAGGTCAAAGTGATAGGCGACGTGGACTACGAAAAACACAAGCAGTTTAAAATCAAAGTTAAGGCTAAAGATCACGGAGGGCTGACGGACACAAGTGAAATTATAATAGACATTATAGATGTAAACGACAACGTTCCAAAAATCACAATTATGTCTTTTTCAGGCGCAGTGTCTGAAGACGCAGAGCCTGGTACTGTGATAGCTATACTAAACATACAAGATCTCGATTCAGGCGATAACAGCAGAGTCACATGTTCTATTGATTATGATCACCCGTTTAAAATTGTATTATCATTATCCAATTACTATAATCTAGTGACAGATTCAGCACTGGACAGGGAACACATCTCTGATTACAACATAACAATAAGAGCAGTAGATTCAGGCATTCCAGCCCTTTCGAGTAAAGAGATTCTATCTATTAAAATATCTGATGTAAATGATCATGCACCTCAGTTTGAGCAGGAAATTTATAATGCTTATATTGCTGAGAATAACCCTGCCTCCACATCAGTCATTACTGTTAAAGCCCATGATGCAGACTGGGGACCGAATGCCATAGTGTCCTATTTCATTGTAGATGGAGATTTAAATGGTGCACCCCTGGCATCATATATCACAATAAATTCAGAGAGTGGAATAATCTATACAGTAAAGTCATTTGATTATGAGCAATTGAAATCATTCAAAATTCACGTAAGAGCACAAGATGGGGGCTCACCCCATATGTCCAGCAATGGCGCAGTGCATATATTAATTCAAGACCAGAATGATAATGCACCTCAGGTTCTCTACCCAGTAAAAACCAGTGGATCTTTGGTTGCTGAGATTGTGCCTCAATCAGCAGATGTTGGTTACCTTGTCACTAAAGTTGTTGCTGTTGATGTGGACTCTGGACAGAATGCCTGGCTCTCTTACAAGCTCCAGAAAGCCACAGACAAAGCGCTTTTTGAAGTAGGACCACAAAATGGAGAACTACGTACTGTACGCCAGGTCACTGATAAAGATGCTGTGAAACAAAAACTCACTGTAGTTGTGGAAGATAACGGACAGCCATCTCGCTCAGCTGTCGTGAACATCAATGTAGCTATAGCTGACAGTTTCCCTGAAGTGCTCTCAGAGTTTACTGAATTTGCCACTGCTAAAGATTACAATGACAATGTgacattttatttgattttggcTCTTGCTACCATTTCATTGCTCTTCATTTTTTCAGTTATTGCCATAATTTCAGTAAAAATCTACAGATGGAGGCAGAATAGACTGTTCTATAAATGTGCAGCTAATCTACCAGTAATTCCTTATTGCCCACCAAGCTACACGGATGGTACTTTACAGCATGTGTACAATTATGAGATGTGTGGGACCACCGATTCAAGAATGAGTGATATAAAGTTTGTCAGGCCATACAGCCAAAATACCTTGGGTAGTGCGAGTCACATGGGGACAGTGCAGAGAGAAAAGAGCGACCAGAAGGACAGTGACTTTCTTTCAGAGGTGAGGACTTTTTCCATGTGCACCTGTGGGATATTTGGCATGTTTTCCTGTTTGTATGGGTTTATTCATACTGTGGCTTTCTTCCTGCATCAAAAGGCTTTCAAAAGTTAG
- the LOC134332412 gene encoding protocadherin gamma-C5-like — protein sequence MGTQIERRGLVFPALWLFSVVVFWNKAGAQLRYTIAEELKEGSVVGNIAKDLGIVVSEISVRNLRIASESGKQYFNLDLRNGVLFVQDVIDRENICGQSTNCVLPLQIIIENPLQFYRVEVEIQDINDNSPRFHPEAKIIDVPESTPAGTKFRLEPAQDFDVGSNSVRTYALNKNDNFVLNLKNNKDGTKVPEIVLQRALDREKQAEFLLVLTVVDGGNPTRSGSIEITLTIQDINDNAPVFEQDLYEIKVMENCAPGTLILTVKANDLDEGRNSQIEYSFGPHGLGNINTIFSLNAETGELSVLNHLDYESSKSYEFDIRARDKGIPVMEGQCRVQVTVIDVNDNAPEIIIASSPKPVREDAASGTMVALIKVTDLDSGNNGNVTLTISSNPPFTLKPTFSSHYALVTDKNLDREESSEYNIELKASDCGSPPLLTSKFVTVTILDANDNAPVFSLPVYSVYVWENTTPGSILSSVTAFDLDQGENARIAYSVIDLKSNDIPVSSYVHINSDNGTIFAMHSFDYEKIKVFQIQVQAKDHGSPSLCSNATVHVFIMDQNDNVPSVIYPSALMGSVSHQRMPRSAKAGHLVTKVTAVDADSGHNAWISYWLAEATDASLFTVNLHTGEVRTKRSVSDQDESSQRLIIGIKDNGVPVQSTTVTVDILIEDAFHEPISDYRKKNTEPDKKSGKITLYLIISVASVSLLCLATFFVLLVKCARSSKSSSSCCIRRTDSGYKNPNNLQIQLNTDGPIKYVEVLGGDVMSQSQSFGSYLSPMSEFSDFTLVKPSSTTDFTNTLSVLDASLPDSTWRFESQQVSV from the coding sequence ATGGGGACCCAGATAGAACGGAGGGGTTTAGTTTTTCCAGCGCTGTGGCTTTTCTCTGTCGTTGTCTTCTGGAATAAAGCAGGAGCGCAACTACGCTACACCATTGCTGAAGAGCTTAAAGAGGGTTCCGTCGTTGGAAATATAGCCAAGGATTTAGGTATCGTTGTGTCTGAGATTTCTGTGCGAAATTTAAGGATAGCGTCAGAATCTGGTAAGCAGTATTTCAATCTGGATTTACGGAATGGTGTGCTGTTTGTGCAAGACGTGATAGACAGAGAAAACATATGCGGACAAAGCACCAACTGTGTACTACCACTGCAAATCATAATCGAGAATCCACTTCAATTTTACCGTGTGGAGGTTGAGATACAGGATATCAACGATAATTCTCCTCGTTTTCATCCGGAGGCAAAAATTATAGACGTACCAGAGTCGACGCCAGCTGGAACTAAATTTCGTTTAGAACCTGCCCAAGACTTCGACGTTGGATCCAATTCTGTAAGAACGTATGCACtgaataaaaatgacaattttgttttaaacctgaaaaataataaagatggGACAAAAGTCCCTGAGATTGTGTTGCAGAGGGCTCTTGATAGGGAAAAACAAGCCGAATTTCTACTTGTTTTGACAGTTGTTGATGGGGGAAATCCGACTAGATCAGGCAGTATCGAAATTACATTAACAATTCAGGATATCAATGACAACGCCCCTGTATTTGAGCAAGATTTGTATGAGATTAAAGTAATGGAGAACTGTGCTCCCGGTACATTAATACTGACTGTAAAAGCAAATGACCTAGATGAGGGGAGGAACAGTCAAATAGAGTATTCCTTTGGGCCACATGGTTTAGGAAATATTAATACTATTTTCTCTTTAAATGCAGAGACGGGCGAATTGTCTGTGCTAAATCATCTAGACTATGAAAGCAGTAAGTCATACGAATTTGATATACGAGCTAGAGACAAAGGTATTCCCGTTATGGAAGGACAGTGTAGAGTTCAGGTTACAGTAATAGATGTGAACGATAATGCTCCAGAAATCATCATTGCCTCTTCACCTAAACCTGTGAGAGAGGACGCAGCCAGCGGTACAATGGTAGCTCTTATAAAAGTTACAGATTTAGATTCGGGCAATAATGGAAATGTAACTCTAACCATATCATCTAATCCTCCTTTCACATTAAAACCAACATTTTCCAGCCATTACGCACTGGTCACTGATAAAAATTTAGACCGAGAGGAGTCCTCGGAATACAACATCGAGCTCAAAGCTTCTGATTGTGGATCTCCACCATTGTTAACGAGCAAATTTGTAACAGTAACCATACTAGATGCAAACGACAATGCTCCTGTATTTTCTTTGCCTGTGTACTCGGTTTATGTTTGGGAGAATACAACCCCAGGGTCAATTTTATCTTCTGTGACAGCTTTCGATTTAGACCAAGGAGAAAATGCCAGAATTGCATATTctgttattgatttaaaaagtaATGACATACCAGTCTCCTCGTATGTGCATATAAATTCAGATAACGGGACAATATTTGCTATGCACTCATTCGACTACGAGAAAATTAAGGTATTTCAAATCCAAGTTCAGGCAAAAGATCACGGCTCACCGTCTTTATGCAGTAACGCCACAGTTCATGTGTTCATCATGGACCAGAACGACAACGTTCCCTCTGTTATTTACCCCTCCGCACTTATGGGCTCTGTCTCTCATCAGAGGATGCCCCGCTCCGCTAAAGCAGGACACCTCGTTACTAAAGTCACAGCAGTGGACGCTGACTCGGGCCATAACGCCTGGATTTCTTATTGGTTAGCCGAAGCCACTGACGCGTCTCTGTTCACTGTTAATTTACATACAGGAGAGGTGAGGACCAAGCGTTCTGTTTCAGATCAGGATGAATCCTCTCAGAGACTCATCATAGGTATAAAGGACAACGGAGTACCGGTGCAGTCCACCACAGTCACTGTGGATATTCTGATAGAGGACGCCTTTCATGAGCCCATCTCAGACTATCGAAAGAAAAATACAGAACCCGATAAGAAAAGTGGGAAAATCACCTTATATCTCATCATATCTGTTGCTTCTGTGTCTTTGCTGTGTTTGGCGACATTTTTCGTTTTGTTGGTGAAATGTGCTCGAAGCAGTAAAAGCAGCTCGAGCTGCTGTATCAGACGGACCGATTCTGGATATAAAAACCCCAACAACCTGCAGATCCAGCTCAATACTGACGGGCCCATTAAGTATGTGGAGGTTCTGGGAGGAGACGTGATGTCTCAGAGTCAGTCCTTCGGTTCCTATCTGTCTCCGATGTCAGAATTCAGTGATTTTACACTCGTTAAACCCAGCAGCACCACAGACTTTACAAACACGTTAAGCGTTCTTGATGCATCATTACCAGACAGCACGTGGAGGTTTGAAAGCCAACAGGTGAGCGTGTGA
- the LOC134332413 gene encoding protocadherin gamma-C5-like, which yields MRSMIFLRRKIYYYYFMLIWNTIEAQIRYTVPEELNAGSVVGNLAKDFGLNLSEVTKRKLHISSESGKQFFSVALDSGELIVSKRIDRESLCGHSVPCLLPLEAIVENPLQLHRVEIEIQDINDNTPSFNSNEQILNIPESVNPGAKFLLESADDPDVGSNSLQSYSLSTNTYFVLNVKTRDGMKIPELVLDKPLDREKQAVHKLILTAVDGGKPVKSGTCEINIIVLDNNDNAPQFEKSFYEATVNENEIIGNDIVRVSATDFDKGLNGEIEYLFADKTSDTLKAMFDIDTKTGMISVKGPLDYEQAHFYNFDVLAKDKGNPQMKGHCSVKILIIDINDNAPDIVITSLSSPVSENASNNTVIALISTKDADSGQNGKVNLSLASGSPFRLNPSLANRYALVTNCPLDREKYPEYEIKLNAVDFGAPPLSAQNVVKISVSDVNDNPPVFSQKSYTVYIKENIAQGSLLASVSAHDPDLYQNAKMSYFILDSKVQDVSISSFIYINSDNGSIYNIQSFDYEKNKVFQIQVQAKDHGSPPLSSNATVHVFIMDQNDNVPSVIYPSALVGSVSHQRMPRSAKAGHLVTKVTAVDADSGHNAWISYWLAEATDASLFTVNLHTGEVRTKRSVSDQDESSQRLIIGIKDNGEPVQSTTVTVDILIEDAFHEPISDYRKKNTEPDKKSGKITLYLIISVASVSLLCLATFFVLLVKCGRSSRSSSSCCIRRTDSGYKNPNNLQIQLNTDGPIKYVEVLGGDVMSQSQSFGSYLSPMSEFSDFTLVKPSSTTDFTNTLSVLDASLPDSTWRFESQQS from the exons ATGAGAAGTATGATATTTTTAAGGAGGAAGATatactactattattttatGCTCATATGGAATACAATAGAGGCGCAGATTCGCTACACCGTTCCGGAGGAATTAAATGCAGGATCTGTGGTTGGAAATCTTGCTAAAGACTTTGGTTTGAATTTATCTGAGGTTACAAAACGTAAACTGCATATATCCTCTGAATCGGGTAAGCAGTTTTTCAGTGTGGCTTTGGATAGCGGTGAGCTTATTGTCAGTAAAAGAATCGATAGAGAAAGCCTTTGTGGGCACAGCGTTCCATGTTTATTACCTCTTGAAGCGATTGTAGAAAATCCGTTGCAGTTACATCGCGTTGAGATTGAAATACAAGACATTAATGACAACACGCCCAGTTTTAATTCAAATGAACAGAttttaaacatccctgagtctGTAAACCCTGGCGCAAAATTTCTTCTTGAGAGTGCCGATGATCCAGACGTGGGGTCAAATTCTTTGCAGTCTTATAGTCTAAGTACTAATACATATTTTGTGCTAAATGTCAAAACACGAGATGGTATGAAAATTCCAGAATTAGTACTGGATAAACCTCTCGATCGAGAAAAACAAGCTGTTCATAAATTGATACTGACAGCAGTAGATGGCGGTAAGCCAGTGAAATCGGGGACTTGTGAAATAAATATTATAGTTTTGGATAATAACGACAACGCACCCCAGTTTGAAAAGTCTTTTTATGAGGCAACCGTCAATGAAAATGAAATCATTGGCAACGACATAGTACGTGTTAGTGCTACAGATTTTGACAAAGGGTTGAATGGAGAAATCGAGTATCTTTTTGCAGACAAAACATCTGACACACTCAAGGCAATGTTTGATATTGATACAAAGACCGGCATGATTAGTGTAAAAGGACCTCTGGATTATGAACAAGCACATTTCTACAATTTCGACGTTCTGGCAAAAGACAAAGGAAATCCGCAAATGAAAGGCCACTGTAgcgtaaaaatattaattattgacATTAATGATAATGCCCCAGATATAGTCATCACATCTCTCTCCAGTCCAGTATCCGAAAATGCATCGAACAATACTGTAATTGCGCTCATTAGCACAAAAGATGCGGATTCTGGACAGAACGGAAAAGTAAATCTTAGTCTTGCATCTGGTTCACCGTTCAGATTGAATCCCTCCCTTGCTAACCGTTACGCTTTGGTTACAAATTGTCCACTGGACCGAGAGAAATACCCAGAGTATGAGATCAAATTAAACGCAGTTGATTTCGGTGCACCACCTCTGTCGGCACAAAACGTGGTCAAGATTAGTGTCTCGGATGTTAATGACAATCCCCCAGTTTTTTCTCAAAAGTCATATACCGTTTACATCAAAGAAAACATTGCTCAAGGGTCACTACTGGCGTCTGTGTCTGCACATGACCCAGACCTGTACCAAAATGCCAAAATGTCTTACTTCATTCTAGACTCTAAAGTTCAGGACGTATCCATCTCGTCTTTTATCTACATAAACTCGGATAACGGAAGCATATACAACATACAATCGTTTGATTATGAGAAAAATAAGGTATTTCAGATCCAAGTTCAGGCAAAAGATCACGGCTCTCCGCCTTTAAGCAGTAACGCCACAGTTCATGTGTTCATCATGGACCAGAACGACAACGTTCCCTCTGTTATTTATCCCTCCGCACTTGTGGGCTCTGTCTCTCATCAGAGGATGCCCCGCTCCGCTAAAGCAGGACACCTCGTTACTAAAGTCACAGCAGTGGACGCTGACTCGGGCCATAACGCCTGGATTTCTTATTGGTTAGCCGAAGCCACGGACGCGTCTCTGTTCACTGTTAATTTACATACAGGAGAGGTGAGGACCAAGCGTTCTGTTTCAGATCAGGATGAATCCTCTCAGAGACTCATCATAGGTATAAAGGACAACGGAGAACCGGTGCAGTCCACCACAGTCACTGTggatatactgatagaggacGCCTTTCATGAGCCCATCTCAGACTATCGAAAGAAAAATACAGAACCCGATAAGAAAAGTGGGAAAATCACCTTATATCTCATCATATCTGTTGCTTCTGTATCTTTGCTGTGTTTGGCGACATTTTTCGTTTTGTTGGTGAAATGCGGTCGAAGCAGTAGAAGCAGCTCGAGCTGCTGTATCAGACGGACCGATTCTGGATATAAAAACCCCAACAACCTGCAGATCCAGCTCAATACTGACGGGCCCATCAAGTATGTGGAGGTTCTGGGAGGAGACGTGATGTCTCAGAGTCAGTCCTTCGGTTCCTATCTGTCTCCGATGTCAGAATTCAGTGATTTTACACTCGTTAAACCCAGCAGCACCACAGACTTTACAAACACGTTAAGCGTTCTCGACGCGTCGTTACCTGACAGCACATGGAGGTTTGAGAGCCAACAG TCTTAG